One segment of Stenotrophomonas sp. SAU14A_NAIMI4_8 DNA contains the following:
- a CDS encoding response regulator transcription factor, with product MIIADDHPVVRAGAREIINRDVTAIVVGEAATPEEMIGMLGREQCDVLVTDLTMPGQQPDGLAMLDAVHRKYPSVGIVLLTVSANSRLLQLVVASGARCIVNKNAGMDELSHAINAAARGKSYIGQSLKSVLAASPAGKRVKGVSQLSPREIDVLRQIAAHRTVGEIAVQQMRSVATISHQKISGMRKLGLKTDAELHVFLSNGELTL from the coding sequence GTGATCATCGCCGATGACCACCCTGTTGTCCGCGCAGGAGCGCGAGAGATCATCAATCGCGACGTAACGGCCATCGTTGTTGGTGAAGCTGCAACGCCAGAGGAGATGATCGGGATGCTGGGGCGCGAACAGTGCGATGTCCTGGTCACCGATCTGACCATGCCAGGTCAACAACCTGATGGCCTAGCAATGCTGGATGCGGTTCACCGAAAGTATCCGTCAGTTGGCATCGTTCTATTGACTGTAAGTGCCAACTCGAGATTGCTGCAGCTGGTCGTTGCTTCTGGTGCCAGGTGCATTGTGAACAAGAATGCAGGGATGGATGAGTTGTCTCACGCTATCAATGCGGCAGCTCGCGGCAAGTCCTATATAGGCCAATCGCTCAAGTCAGTGCTTGCAGCTAGCCCGGCGGGCAAGCGTGTCAAAGGGGTTAGTCAACTTTCCCCCCGTGAGATTGATGTGCTTCGGCAGATTGCGGCGCATCGTACGGTTGGCGAGATCGCCGTACAGCAGATGCGAAGCGTGGCCACCATAAGCCATCAGAAAATTAGTGGAATGCGTAAGCTAGGTCTCAAGACGGACGCAGAGTTGCATGTGTTTCTCAGCAATGGCGAGCTTACGCTGTAG
- a CDS encoding transporter substrate-binding domain-containing protein encodes MQLTQAERDWIEAHPVIRVTSDAQLAPLEYVRDNQLGGLSSDYLNLIGERTGLHFQFTHASDWNSAQSAVTSGQADMLVNAMEERLSPATVEAVQLSRPYLTAYSVVFTKQDHPSVWTMDDLAGKRVAARDQGQYSDVLQRNYPSIKVVPVRTPLDAFRMVMDGKVDAAMGTAMTFAPFIARRDDSDLYISHPRITMAMTAHFATRKDWPQLHSIIEKAMSSISTKEESELREHWLRSEDFGAPTLKTVLQYNWPWVVAVVLLIIMLAIATRWAMQARRTAIEGERVKARFLATMSHEIRTPINAVLGAIEVLADQATQGRQQELAATAEQAAEALIGLLDNVLDLSKLDEGKMQLEKVPVEICGLGRNVASIFGGELRKRGIELDVDLPEHATWLMLDPTRLRQVLLNLLGNARKFTERGSITLAISVALEGTKTWLHCVVSDTGCGIPAALQSHIFDPYTQADGSVSRRYGGTGLGLAISKELVVLMGGRIELFSEEGEGTTVCFQIPAEPAEEAPTNAATNAISGIPRLSVLIVDDHAPNRLVLSEQLARLGIDAEVSDSAQAALARLHEDRALPDIVLMDCFMPEIDGYEACRLIRRSGIAGTDRLPVIAISAATDATHLKHCQDSGMNGVLKKPIRLVELRGMLALWSAGAVEPGNDAASDALQRQVQEEMGVDLYQLLARDVAELLTHLQEADRRQIELYAHRLHGAAGLIGKHALAAVAAEIERDPMSNRSGAIEKLSALLKDLE; translated from the coding sequence GTGCAGCTGACCCAGGCGGAACGGGACTGGATAGAGGCACACCCAGTGATCCGAGTAACCTCCGATGCACAACTTGCACCACTGGAGTACGTGCGGGACAACCAGCTTGGAGGACTTTCTTCTGATTATCTAAACCTAATCGGTGAACGCACCGGGCTGCACTTCCAGTTCACGCACGCCAGCGACTGGAACTCGGCACAAAGCGCGGTTACTTCAGGCCAGGCCGACATGCTGGTGAATGCAATGGAGGAGCGCCTCTCCCCAGCCACCGTAGAAGCCGTTCAGCTGTCGCGCCCTTATCTGACTGCATACAGCGTGGTCTTCACCAAACAGGACCATCCCAGTGTCTGGACCATGGACGACTTGGCCGGCAAGCGGGTGGCAGCCCGAGACCAAGGTCAGTACTCGGACGTGCTGCAGAGAAACTATCCTTCTATCAAGGTTGTGCCGGTACGCACGCCGCTGGATGCATTCCGGATGGTTATGGATGGAAAGGTGGATGCGGCCATGGGAACGGCAATGACTTTCGCACCGTTCATCGCCCGTCGAGATGACAGTGATTTGTACATATCACACCCACGCATCACGATGGCGATGACCGCGCACTTCGCCACCCGCAAGGACTGGCCACAGCTGCACTCAATTATTGAGAAGGCAATGTCCTCCATCTCCACAAAGGAGGAGTCAGAGTTGCGCGAGCATTGGCTTCGGAGCGAGGATTTCGGCGCCCCGACATTGAAGACGGTCCTCCAGTACAACTGGCCATGGGTTGTCGCCGTTGTCCTGTTGATCATCATGTTGGCGATCGCTACTCGGTGGGCGATGCAGGCGAGACGCACGGCAATTGAGGGCGAGCGCGTCAAGGCCCGCTTCTTGGCAACTATGAGCCATGAGATCCGCACTCCAATTAATGCCGTGTTAGGGGCCATCGAGGTGCTTGCAGATCAAGCCACGCAAGGGCGTCAGCAAGAACTCGCAGCGACCGCAGAGCAAGCGGCCGAAGCGTTGATCGGCCTACTGGATAATGTCCTAGACCTCTCCAAACTGGACGAGGGCAAAATGCAGCTGGAGAAAGTTCCAGTTGAGATCTGCGGGTTGGGCCGAAACGTGGCTTCGATCTTTGGCGGGGAGCTACGGAAGCGCGGTATCGAACTGGATGTCGATCTGCCCGAACACGCTACCTGGCTGATGCTGGATCCTACCCGGCTACGCCAGGTGCTGCTGAATCTACTCGGCAACGCTCGCAAGTTTACAGAGCGCGGCAGCATCACATTGGCGATCAGCGTAGCGCTTGAAGGGACTAAGACCTGGCTGCATTGCGTGGTTAGCGACACCGGGTGCGGCATTCCCGCAGCGCTGCAGTCCCACATCTTTGATCCGTATACCCAGGCAGATGGCAGCGTTTCACGGCGGTACGGGGGAACCGGACTTGGGCTGGCAATCAGCAAGGAATTGGTAGTGCTGATGGGAGGCCGCATCGAGCTATTTAGCGAAGAAGGTGAAGGCACCACAGTCTGCTTCCAGATTCCGGCAGAGCCGGCGGAGGAAGCGCCGACGAACGCCGCGACCAATGCCATTTCCGGCATTCCCCGCCTGAGCGTGCTGATCGTAGATGACCACGCTCCCAATCGCTTGGTGCTTAGCGAGCAGCTAGCGCGACTGGGGATTGACGCTGAGGTGTCAGATAGCGCACAGGCCGCGCTCGCACGACTGCACGAAGACAGGGCGCTTCCCGACATAGTTCTGATGGACTGCTTCATGCCTGAAATCGATGGCTACGAGGCTTGCCGGCTGATCCGTCGCTCCGGAATCGCCGGTACCGATAGGCTGCCAGTAATTGCCATATCAGCTGCCACCGACGCCACTCACTTGAAGCACTGCCAAGATAGCGGCATGAACGGCGTGCTGAAGAAGCCGATTCGTTTGGTTGAGTTGCGAGGCATGCTGGCACTCTGGAGTGCAGGTGCAGTGGAACCAGGGAACGACGCCGCGAGTGACGCACTGCAGCGCCAGGTGCAAGAGGAAATGGGCGTTGATCTGTACCAGCTGCTGGCCCGCGATGTAGCCGAGCTACTCACCCACCTACAAGAAGCTGATCGGCGGCAAATAGAGCTTTATGCCCACCGCCTGCATGGCGCGGCTGGATTGATCGGCAAGCACGCCCTGGCGGCGGTGGCCGCAGAAATTGAGCGAGACCCCATGAGCAATCGCAGTGGCGCTATCGAGAAACTTTCTGCATTGCTTAAGGACCTTGAATGA
- a CDS encoding reprolysin-like metallopeptidase: protein MKALKIIDGAGRARSRAFAIPSILLLLAASGRVAGTTPMAAEMKEIWRPQPSMRRVYGEPLVYRLDIGRLHALLEVVPGPDGMISADVSLPLPLPEGGWSQFRLQDAGTLPPGLARRYPHLRSLRGEDASGRQVRLDLSSDQFTAKVWDDGYSWSIQADPRTSSSSLYSVSRRPMAASSMLTQQRPLLELLGTGGGSHLGEKPAPSSAARLRHDFRIAVVAGSAYTALFGGNAEDGLFGVMRTVNQINQIYETDLGVHFTLVEASDRLVLTDPSSDPFEKILDQFPPDFDQAFFRANVELLRRELGEEGYDVGHLLLAADWAEGGIGGSGVTGNSCVVAAAGESIGTDKGAAWSIHPDPVNDPVAILIVAHELGHQFGAWHTANGCGREDNPAAREEFAFEPGSGSTVMGYATTLCRDPSHQLQSLSDAYFHAGNLAQINSWLGSRGGHCAVRRIDPGPAPWIDPTSVPSVPTIPARTPFQLDAKVPHAAPSTKLRYAWEQMDAGSVQFGELQDDGLRPIFRSYPPQSSSHRSFPRLAAILGEQSLGPGEAYPQTSRDLHFRLTVRDQQGRTDSADATVRVVDTGQPFSVLQPLADVGWTQGELQWVRWQVAGTAAAPINCSTVSLDLSVDGGYHYLPAPLAVAVPNIGEAVVVVPALVAATARARVRARCDGNVFYAISPGDFKIIP from the coding sequence ATGAAGGCATTGAAGATAATAGATGGGGCGGGAAGGGCTAGGTCGCGGGCGTTCGCGATTCCCAGCATACTGCTACTGTTGGCTGCATCTGGCCGTGTCGCCGGCACGACGCCGATGGCGGCTGAGATGAAGGAGATTTGGCGGCCACAGCCCAGTATGCGGCGGGTGTACGGCGAGCCGCTGGTCTACCGCTTAGATATTGGGCGGTTGCATGCACTTCTTGAGGTTGTCCCAGGGCCTGATGGGATGATTTCGGCAGATGTGTCGCTGCCCTTGCCGCTGCCCGAGGGCGGCTGGAGCCAGTTCCGGTTACAGGACGCGGGCACGTTGCCGCCTGGGCTGGCGCGCCGGTATCCGCATCTGCGCAGTTTGCGCGGTGAAGATGCCTCCGGGCGCCAGGTCCGGCTGGATCTGTCCAGTGACCAGTTTACTGCCAAGGTTTGGGACGACGGTTATTCCTGGTCGATCCAAGCTGATCCTCGGACATCGTCATCCTCGCTGTACAGCGTGTCACGCCGGCCGATGGCGGCATCATCAATGCTGACGCAGCAGCGCCCACTGCTGGAACTGCTGGGCACTGGAGGCGGCAGTCACCTCGGCGAGAAGCCCGCTCCTTCTTCTGCCGCCCGCCTGCGTCATGATTTCCGCATTGCGGTGGTTGCTGGCAGCGCCTACACCGCCTTGTTCGGAGGCAATGCCGAGGATGGTCTATTCGGGGTGATGCGCACTGTCAACCAGATCAATCAGATTTATGAGACCGATCTCGGTGTCCATTTCACGCTGGTTGAGGCCAGTGACCGGTTGGTCTTGACTGACCCGAGCAGCGATCCTTTCGAGAAGATTCTCGATCAGTTTCCGCCCGACTTCGACCAGGCTTTCTTCCGTGCCAATGTCGAACTTCTGCGCCGCGAGCTTGGTGAGGAAGGCTACGATGTGGGGCATCTACTGCTTGCCGCCGATTGGGCTGAGGGAGGCATCGGAGGTAGCGGGGTGACTGGCAATAGCTGTGTGGTCGCCGCTGCGGGTGAGTCCATAGGCACGGACAAGGGAGCGGCGTGGTCGATTCATCCGGATCCAGTAAACGACCCTGTGGCCATATTGATCGTTGCGCATGAGCTTGGTCACCAGTTTGGTGCTTGGCATACCGCCAACGGATGTGGGCGGGAAGACAATCCTGCTGCTCGTGAGGAGTTTGCCTTTGAGCCGGGCAGTGGCTCGACGGTGATGGGCTATGCCACGACGCTGTGCCGTGATCCAAGCCATCAATTGCAGAGCCTCAGCGACGCCTATTTCCATGCGGGTAACCTGGCGCAGATCAACAGCTGGCTGGGATCCCGCGGGGGGCATTGTGCGGTCAGGCGCATCGATCCAGGCCCGGCTCCGTGGATCGATCCCACCTCAGTTCCGTCAGTGCCTACGATTCCTGCGCGTACGCCATTCCAGCTAGATGCAAAGGTTCCGCATGCCGCACCAAGTACAAAGCTGCGCTACGCCTGGGAGCAGATGGACGCCGGTAGCGTGCAGTTTGGGGAGCTGCAGGATGACGGACTGCGGCCGATCTTCCGCAGCTATCCACCGCAGTCGAGCAGTCATCGCAGCTTTCCACGATTGGCCGCGATCCTCGGCGAGCAGTCACTGGGACCAGGTGAGGCATATCCACAGACCAGTCGTGACTTGCATTTCCGCCTAACTGTTCGTGACCAGCAGGGCCGCACCGACAGCGCTGATGCAACTGTTCGGGTGGTCGATACCGGTCAGCCATTCTCCGTGCTACAACCGCTGGCCGATGTAGGCTGGACGCAGGGCGAGTTGCAATGGGTACGTTGGCAAGTAGCTGGGACGGCGGCCGCACCGATAAACTGCAGTACGGTCAGTCTTGATTTATCCGTGGATGGTGGCTATCACTATCTCCCTGCGCCATTAGCCGTGGCTGTGCCAAACATCGGCGAGGCTGTTGTAGTGGTGCCGGCCCTGGTGGCGGCCACTGCGCGCGCACGGGTTCGCGCACGATGCGACGGCAACGTTTTCTATGCAATCTCTCCCGGAGATTTCAAGATCATACCCTGA
- a CDS encoding PhzF family phenazine biosynthesis protein: MDTLRYTQVDVFGEAPMRGNPVAIVHCNTPPTDQRMLEVAQWLGLSETVFLLPPTNPAADYRVRIWSTLGELPFAGHPTLGACRAWIQSGGLPRGASVLQQCGAGLVEIRRGSRPFAEQAGCSSEPARQAASMSLAFKAPPLLKNGPLEPELLTRVCDGLGLKPSDVLDAAWVDNGAGWLALRLPSHKHVLAVVPEYSKLHGLAIGIIGPVHNQEIANETLFESRAFIAGDAVPEDPATGSLQAGIGSWFARLGVGADTYTVQQGTCLGRAGRITVQREHDEVWVGGSATTCIDGTISFDTSSDERHP; the protein is encoded by the coding sequence ATGGACACATTGCGCTACACCCAAGTTGACGTATTCGGAGAAGCGCCCATGCGCGGCAACCCCGTGGCGATAGTCCATTGCAACACCCCACCTACGGACCAACGCATGCTTGAAGTTGCTCAATGGCTTGGACTCAGTGAGACAGTGTTCCTGCTGCCACCCACCAATCCCGCAGCGGATTACCGGGTACGCATTTGGTCAACTCTGGGAGAACTCCCGTTCGCTGGCCATCCCACCCTGGGAGCGTGCCGTGCATGGATTCAATCTGGCGGCCTGCCACGTGGAGCCTCCGTTCTGCAGCAGTGCGGCGCTGGCCTCGTCGAGATTCGCCGCGGCTCCCGTCCATTCGCCGAACAGGCGGGATGCTCATCCGAGCCGGCAAGACAAGCAGCCTCAATGTCACTGGCCTTCAAGGCCCCCCCGCTTCTGAAGAACGGACCGCTGGAGCCCGAATTGCTGACCCGTGTCTGCGATGGACTGGGACTGAAGCCAAGTGACGTCTTAGACGCAGCTTGGGTAGACAATGGTGCAGGTTGGCTGGCCCTCCGGCTTCCCAGCCATAAGCACGTACTGGCTGTTGTTCCGGAATACTCCAAACTGCATGGCTTGGCGATAGGAATTATTGGTCCCGTGCACAATCAGGAAATCGCGAACGAAACATTGTTTGAATCACGCGCCTTCATTGCCGGCGATGCCGTTCCAGAGGATCCCGCAACCGGAAGCCTACAGGCGGGTATAGGAAGTTGGTTTGCACGGCTGGGCGTGGGCGCTGATACATACACGGTCCAACAAGGAACATGTCTGGGTCGCGCAGGGAGGATCACCGTCCAGCGCGAGCATGATGAAGTGTGGGTTGGAGGCAGTGCCACAACTTGCATTGATGGGACTATCTCCTTTGACACGAGCAGCGATGAACGCCACCCTTAA